A genome region from Bacillota bacterium includes the following:
- a CDS encoding carbon monoxide dehydrogenase encodes MGVEKERNKYLDLLSPVPVLELSHPEKGKALLNEKIVPEQEALREVARTLLLAKNPVIFAPGRILLWGWGEGSYEKAEALKVLAAEVGAEILPVMDVRPEYPKMRTATEINPYHVDLVIGHNKYDVAVFMGVECSYADVALKIIRDGTECYTVALCGHLGHVDASATFCHMGRDQIAELAAVVAEVKQELQAGQGVGKKHHGNLAEGNV; translated from the coding sequence GTGGGAGTAGAGAAGGAGCGCAATAAATATCTAGACCTGCTATCTCCTGTTCCTGTGTTGGAATTGTCTCATCCAGAAAAAGGGAAGGCGCTGTTGAATGAGAAGATAGTGCCTGAGCAAGAAGCCTTAAGGGAAGTGGCGAGAACACTGCTGCTAGCAAAGAACCCTGTTATTTTTGCGCCGGGGCGGATTCTGCTTTGGGGTTGGGGGGAAGGTTCTTACGAAAAGGCAGAAGCGTTAAAAGTTTTGGCGGCGGAAGTTGGCGCGGAGATCCTGCCTGTGATGGATGTGCGCCCGGAGTATCCTAAGATGAGAACTGCCACAGAAATCAATCCGTATCACGTGGATTTAGTTATCGGTCATAATAAATATGATGTGGCAGTTTTTATGGGAGTCGAATGCTCTTATGCCGATGTCGCCTTAAAAATCATTAGAGATGGTACTGAATGTTATACGGTTGCTTTATGCGGCCACTTAGGGCATGTGGATGCTTCAGCTACTTTCTGTCATATGGGGCGTGATCAAATCGCCGAGTTAGCGGCAGTGGTAGCTGAAGTTAAACAGGAACTGCAAGCGGGCCAAGGGGTAGGGAAAAAGCATCATGGTAATTTAGCGGAAGGGAATGTGTAG
- a CDS encoding NAD(P)H-dependent oxidoreductase subunit E — translation MGKLELSAIFSRYEGTRSDLVPILQDTQSLLGYLPVESLNEISSFLSVPLNQIYGVATFYSQFYFTRQGKNQIKVCCGTACHVKGAPRLIESFEQQLGIKCGTTSDEYEHSLQKVACFGCCSLAPVAMINEEIFARLTPEKVGRLIAEKIRGEAKESTAGGERHAHV, via the coding sequence ATGGGGAAGCTTGAGCTGAGTGCTATTTTTTCTCGCTATGAGGGAACGCGAAGCGATTTGGTTCCCATACTCCAAGACACGCAAAGCCTACTGGGCTACTTGCCCGTGGAAAGCCTAAATGAGATTTCAAGCTTTCTTTCTGTCCCGCTTAATCAGATTTATGGAGTGGCAACGTTTTACAGTCAGTTCTATTTTACCAGACAGGGCAAAAATCAGATTAAAGTATGCTGCGGTACCGCGTGCCATGTAAAAGGCGCACCCCGCTTGATAGAATCTTTTGAGCAGCAGCTTGGCATCAAATGCGGCACGACTAGCGATGAATATGAGCACAGCCTGCAGAAGGTAGCGTGTTTTGGTTGTTGTAGTCTGGCACCGGTTGCGATGATAAATGAAGAAATTTTTGCGCGACTTACGCCTGAAAAAGTAGGTCGTCTTATTGCTGAAAAAATAAGGGGAGAGGCGAAAGAAAGTACGGCCGGAGGGGAGCGTCACGCACATGTCTAA
- a CDS encoding 4Fe-4S binding protein codes for MSKAEYQVRVGLTSCGVAAGAKAAYDVLKAELLAVGIVPQGIGCIGMCYNEPLVEVITPAGARYIYGHVTAEDARQIVKKHVIEGVPVEESLVLLPGREDANSAFLQKQHHVLLKNFGVIDPEDIESYLQNEGYVALKKVLTTMSPTEIIEEIKIAGLRGRGGAGFPTHIKMTATRQAKGERRYVVCNADEGDPGAFMDRSVLEGSPHALLEGMIIAAYAIGAEHGYIYVRAEYPMAVDRLKRAIEQANKKNILGENILGTSFNFKLEIFQGAGAFVCGEVSAMLRSIEGFRGWPKPLPRPSDSGLWGMPTLANNVKTFAFIPEIINRGGEWFAGIGTKTSPGTAVFALAGQIKHAGLVEVPMGITLQEVIYDIGGGVAGGLVFKAVQIGGPSGGCLPKERLDLKVDFDSLLGAGAMMGSGGMIVLDETTCMVDLAKYFLEFTVDESCGQCTPCREGTQQLLKILIDITSGKGSEEDLALLEEMGKAISVGSLCGLGRTAPNPVLSTLRYFRSEYEAHIKEKACPALHCKALIAYYIDAVKCRACGLCLRECPEKAISGEKRVAHVIDQAKCTTCGVCLTVCPDKFKAVMRVTGQQKLELLKGVKK; via the coding sequence ATGTCTAAGGCAGAATATCAGGTAAGAGTAGGTTTGACTTCATGTGGCGTGGCTGCCGGAGCAAAGGCAGCCTACGATGTTTTAAAGGCCGAGTTGCTGGCAGTAGGGATTGTGCCGCAAGGAATCGGCTGTATCGGCATGTGCTATAACGAGCCCTTAGTAGAAGTAATCACTCCAGCAGGAGCAAGATATATTTATGGCCACGTTACTGCGGAAGACGCCCGGCAGATTGTTAAAAAGCATGTTATTGAAGGTGTTCCGGTTGAGGAATCATTGGTGCTGCTGCCTGGCAGAGAAGACGCCAACAGTGCTTTTTTGCAGAAACAACACCACGTGCTGCTGAAAAATTTCGGGGTAATCGACCCGGAAGATATTGAAAGCTACTTGCAGAATGAAGGCTATGTTGCCTTAAAAAAAGTACTGACTACAATGAGTCCGACAGAAATTATCGAGGAGATTAAAATAGCGGGCTTGCGCGGACGAGGCGGTGCCGGTTTTCCTACCCATATTAAAATGACTGCTACCCGTCAAGCTAAGGGTGAAAGAAGGTATGTGGTCTGTAATGCTGACGAGGGAGACCCTGGCGCCTTTATGGATCGCTCGGTGTTAGAGGGAAGCCCCCACGCGCTTCTTGAAGGGATGATAATTGCGGCTTACGCCATTGGGGCAGAACACGGATATATCTATGTGCGTGCCGAATATCCCATGGCTGTTGATCGCCTAAAAAGAGCGATTGAACAGGCTAACAAAAAGAATATTCTCGGTGAAAATATTCTGGGCACAAGTTTCAACTTCAAGCTGGAGATATTTCAAGGTGCAGGAGCATTTGTTTGCGGAGAAGTGTCTGCGATGCTCCGTTCTATTGAAGGTTTTCGCGGTTGGCCAAAACCTTTGCCTAGGCCGAGTGATAGCGGCTTATGGGGAATGCCAACATTAGCAAATAATGTTAAAACCTTTGCTTTTATCCCGGAAATTATTAACCGTGGCGGAGAGTGGTTTGCCGGCATCGGTACAAAGACCAGTCCGGGCACCGCCGTATTCGCTTTGGCTGGGCAAATCAAGCATGCCGGTTTAGTTGAGGTTCCCATGGGGATAACGCTACAGGAAGTTATTTACGATATCGGTGGCGGAGTTGCGGGAGGCTTAGTCTTTAAGGCCGTACAAATAGGCGGCCCTTCAGGAGGATGTCTGCCAAAAGAACGGCTTGACTTAAAGGTGGACTTTGACTCTTTGCTTGGTGCAGGCGCCATGATGGGCTCGGGTGGCATGATTGTGTTGGATGAAACTACCTGCATGGTAGATTTAGCCAAGTATTTCCTAGAGTTTACTGTGGATGAATCTTGTGGCCAATGTACACCTTGCCGTGAAGGCACGCAACAATTGCTTAAAATATTAATAGACATAACCAGCGGGAAAGGTTCGGAGGAAGATCTTGCTTTGCTTGAGGAAATGGGCAAGGCAATTAGTGTCGGCTCCCTTTGCGGCCTGGGGCGAACTGCCCCCAACCCGGTGTTAAGCACACTGCGTTATTTCCGTTCAGAATACGAGGCTCATATAAAAGAGAAGGCATGTCCCGCCCTTCATTGCAAAGCATTGATTGCCTACTATATCGACGCTGTAAAATGCAGAGCATGTGGCCTATGTCTAAGGGAATGCCCGGAAAAGGCGATCAGCGGAGAGAAAAGAGTGGCTCATGTGATTGACCAAGCTAAATGCACCACTTGTGGCGTATGTTTAACCGTTTGCCCAGATAAGTTCAAGGCAGTAATGCGTGTCACCGGGCAGCAAAAACTAGAGCTACTAAAGGGGGTTAAGAAATAG
- a CDS encoding (2Fe-2S)-binding protein yields MITLLIDNEKITVPAGTTVLEAAQAAGSYIPTLCYHPDLSTFGGCRVCMVEVNGKFVEACRTQVEGGAVVVTDSPALTDLRRSLVEMVLINHNQDCQSCVRNNNCVLQEVTAYAGITKERMARLRRDTSKIPTDTSNPFFDFDYTRCVLCGICVRTCREINGSEAIDFANRSNATRISPLGGWPSTESICESCGECMERCPTGALARKNSQVPAREVKTVCPYCGTGCGVYLGVRGNKIVTARGDRENPVNRGQLCVKGRFGYDFVGHPGRLKTPLIKKEGKFVEASWDEALTLIVDRIKEAQRKYGPEALGGLSSTRIANEDNYLFQKLLRSLGTNSVDCSARL; encoded by the coding sequence ATGATAACTCTCTTAATTGATAACGAAAAAATAACGGTGCCAGCAGGAACGACTGTGCTCGAAGCTGCTCAGGCTGCTGGTAGCTACATTCCTACCCTCTGTTATCATCCTGACCTTTCTACTTTTGGCGGCTGCCGTGTCTGTATGGTGGAAGTAAATGGCAAATTCGTGGAAGCTTGTCGCACTCAGGTAGAGGGAGGGGCGGTCGTAGTCACCGATTCGCCGGCGCTCACGGATTTGCGTCGCTCGCTGGTAGAGATGGTTTTAATTAACCATAATCAGGACTGTCAGTCCTGTGTGCGCAATAATAATTGCGTTTTGCAGGAAGTTACGGCGTACGCTGGAATTACTAAGGAGCGTATGGCTAGGCTACGTCGCGATACCAGCAAAATTCCGACGGACACATCTAATCCGTTCTTTGATTTTGACTATACGCGCTGCGTGCTTTGCGGGATATGCGTCCGCACATGTCGCGAAATCAATGGTTCGGAAGCCATAGACTTTGCCAACAGAAGTAATGCTACCAGGATTAGCCCGCTTGGCGGCTGGCCTTCCACCGAATCTATTTGTGAATCTTGTGGCGAATGTATGGAGCGTTGTCCAACCGGGGCGTTAGCCCGCAAAAATAGCCAGGTTCCTGCTAGGGAAGTGAAAACCGTTTGCCCCTATTGTGGCACTGGTTGCGGCGTATACTTGGGTGTTAGGGGCAATAAAATCGTGACGGCCCGCGGTGATCGAGAGAATCCGGTAAATAGGGGCCAGCTTTGCGTCAAGGGACGCTTTGGTTACGATTTTGTAGGCCACCCGGGCCGTCTTAAAACTCCGCTGATCAAAAAAGAGGGAAAGTTCGTGGAAGCTTCTTGGGATGAAGCTCTCACGCTGATAGTCGATAGAATTAAAGAGGCGCAGAGAAAGTACGGCCCGGAAGCACTCGGCGGTCTAAGCTCCACCCGAATTGCTAACGAAGATAACTACCTCTTTCAAAAACTACTGCGCTCATTAGGCACTAACAGTGTGGACTGTAGTGCCCGTCTCTGA
- a CDS encoding molybdopterin-dependent oxidoreductase, translated as MTNPIGEIEGAGAILVTGSNPAENHPIIGYRMRKAVRNGAKLLVIDPRQTKFAKAATVHLQLKPGTDVALCNGLAHVIIKEGLEAKEYVANRTHGFENLKKMVAKYTPEYVSVITGVPPEKIIAAARLFAEADVASIFYCMGVTQHTSGTENVLALANLSLLTGNLGKAHGGMNPLRGQNNVQGACDMGCLPNVLTGYQPVHSDRDTGTYWQRVKESCQSEEQDCCEQPTEMITSIEFEQPIPVSASVSDYVRAKFSKAWNVELSDVPGRTIAEMFHFLPSRRNQVMYIVGENPLVSSPHIDMVRESLTGMDFVIVQDIFFTETAEYADVVLPAASFAEKDGTFINTERRVQLIRKAVNPPGESRADWEIIQELANRFGLNWNYSNTKEIWDEVVALTPHYFGGMSYERLEKAGLQWPCPTPEHPGTAFLHKDKFSRGIGQFSTVEYRPRAAEAADKEYPFILTTSRQLYHFHTRTMTGKSAGLNHFLSEELMQVNPEDAAALHLRDGDLVNITSRRGSIKSKIQLSEQVPRGLVSMSFHFADTPVNVVTDPAVCNMSVASGLKVTAVKIEKAERL; from the coding sequence ATGACGAACCCCATCGGTGAAATTGAGGGTGCGGGTGCTATTTTAGTAACCGGTTCCAATCCGGCTGAAAACCACCCGATTATTGGCTACAGGATGCGTAAAGCAGTTAGAAATGGCGCCAAGTTGCTTGTGATTGACCCGCGGCAGACTAAATTTGCAAAGGCTGCCACAGTACATTTGCAGCTAAAACCCGGCACAGATGTGGCCCTCTGTAATGGCCTTGCTCACGTCATAATCAAAGAAGGGCTTGAAGCAAAGGAATATGTAGCTAACCGCACCCACGGCTTCGAGAACCTAAAAAAAATGGTGGCAAAATATACGCCGGAATATGTATCGGTAATTACCGGTGTGCCACCTGAAAAGATTATTGCTGCCGCCCGTCTCTTTGCAGAGGCCGATGTGGCCTCCATTTTCTATTGCATGGGAGTGACGCAGCATACTTCCGGGACAGAAAATGTACTGGCATTAGCCAACCTTTCGCTCTTAACCGGCAATCTCGGCAAGGCTCATGGCGGCATGAATCCCTTGCGCGGGCAAAATAATGTGCAGGGAGCCTGCGACATGGGCTGTCTGCCCAACGTGCTTACCGGGTATCAGCCGGTGCACAGCGACCGTGACACAGGCACCTATTGGCAGCGCGTCAAAGAATCATGCCAGTCAGAAGAGCAGGATTGTTGTGAGCAGCCTACGGAAATGATCACTAGTATTGAATTTGAACAGCCTATCCCGGTTAGCGCCAGCGTCAGCGATTATGTGCGAGCTAAGTTCTCTAAGGCTTGGAATGTCGAACTATCTGATGTGCCGGGCCGGACCATTGCCGAAATGTTTCACTTCCTGCCTAGCAGGCGCAATCAGGTCATGTATATTGTAGGAGAAAACCCTTTAGTTTCTAGCCCGCATATTGACATGGTTCGTGAATCTTTGACAGGGATGGATTTTGTCATCGTGCAGGATATCTTTTTTACTGAAACTGCTGAATATGCCGATGTCGTTTTGCCAGCAGCCTCTTTTGCAGAAAAAGACGGAACTTTTATCAACACGGAAAGAAGAGTGCAGTTGATTCGCAAGGCAGTAAATCCACCTGGAGAGAGCAGGGCCGATTGGGAAATTATACAGGAATTGGCCAATAGATTTGGTCTGAATTGGAATTATAGCAACACTAAAGAAATATGGGACGAAGTGGTAGCTTTAACGCCCCATTATTTCGGTGGCATGAGCTATGAACGGCTGGAAAAGGCAGGGCTTCAATGGCCTTGTCCTACACCGGAACATCCCGGCACTGCTTTTTTGCATAAAGATAAGTTTTCCCGCGGGATTGGCCAGTTTTCGACGGTGGAGTACAGACCGCGGGCGGCTGAGGCTGCAGATAAAGAATATCCCTTTATTTTGACTACCAGCCGTCAGCTTTATCATTTCCACACGCGCACGATGACGGGCAAAAGCGCAGGGTTGAATCACTTTTTAAGCGAGGAATTGATGCAAGTCAATCCAGAAGACGCTGCCGCGCTTCACCTCAGGGACGGAGACTTAGTCAATATTACATCGCGCAGGGGCTCGATTAAATCGAAGATCCAATTAAGTGAGCAAGTGCCTCGGGGCCTCGTGTCGATGAGTTTTCATTTTGCCGATACGCCCGTCAATGTAGTAACAGATCCTGCAGTCTGCAATATGTCGGTAGCCTCAGGGCTTAAGGTAACGGCGGTAAAAATAGAGAAGGCGGAACGACTTTAA
- a CDS encoding helix-hairpin-helix domain-containing protein, with amino-acid sequence MSRNLVLALACGLALSLMGNIFLYRQLQQSPEVIYVEAPKSQEAPATSALQAPVVVHVSGAVNRPSVYTLAAGSRAMAAIEAAGGAVADADLERINLARVLADGEQLHISRRGEQSPTTSTPTSPTPGNVRININTATQAELETLPGIGPTRALAIIAYRQQRGPFANPEDLMNVSGIGEKTYEGLQNLIRVR; translated from the coding sequence GTGTCACGAAATTTAGTGCTTGCCCTCGCTTGCGGGTTGGCTTTGTCGCTCATGGGCAATATCTTTCTCTACCGTCAGTTGCAGCAAAGCCCCGAGGTAATATATGTTGAGGCGCCAAAGAGCCAAGAAGCGCCTGCTACAAGTGCCCTGCAGGCGCCAGTGGTGGTGCATGTGAGCGGCGCCGTAAATAGGCCGAGCGTGTATACTCTCGCCGCAGGTAGCCGCGCTATGGCGGCCATAGAAGCGGCGGGGGGTGCGGTTGCCGACGCCGACCTTGAACGCATCAACTTAGCGCGTGTTCTCGCAGATGGGGAGCAACTACACATCTCACGGCGCGGGGAACAGAGCCCTACCACGTCGACTCCTACTTCTCCGACGCCCGGCAATGTGCGCATCAATATAAATACGGCTACGCAAGCCGAGCTAGAGACTCTGCCCGGCATTGGTCCGACCAGGGCGTTGGCCATCATTGCCTATCGCCAGCAGCGGGGACCATTTGCAAACCCAGAGGATTTGATGAACGTCAGTGGAATTGGTGAAAAAACATACGAAGGGCTACAAAACTTGATTCGCGTCCGCTAA
- the sleB gene encoding spore cortex-lytic enzyme, giving the protein MLHKGNVVRTMAVVLTLVLVLVFTLVPLWARAQEPGTRNLRQGDRGPDVTEVQRRLTRWGYYFGPISGTFGAETLRGVHLFQRRNGLPVTGIVGPLTFAALGIPMRRDVPAPNRTAAVTPGGGVNPNDMHMLARAIYGEARGEPFEGQVAIAAVILNRVRSQKFPNTISSVIYQPLAFTAVADGQFYLTPSSEAYRAAQLAINGWDPSGGALYYFNPRTATSAWIWTRPYIKTIGQHRFLR; this is encoded by the coding sequence ATGCTCCACAAAGGAAATGTTGTCCGTACCATGGCCGTCGTTCTTACTCTCGTGCTTGTTCTAGTTTTTACCCTAGTGCCGCTCTGGGCCCGAGCGCAGGAGCCAGGTACTCGTAACCTGCGGCAGGGCGATAGGGGACCAGACGTTACCGAAGTGCAGCGACGTTTGACCCGCTGGGGTTACTACTTTGGCCCCATCAGCGGAACTTTTGGCGCAGAGACACTGCGCGGTGTGCACCTATTTCAAAGACGCAATGGCTTGCCAGTCACGGGCATCGTAGGGCCACTCACCTTTGCCGCCCTGGGCATCCCTATGCGACGCGACGTTCCGGCACCCAATCGCACGGCAGCTGTCACTCCGGGAGGCGGGGTAAATCCTAACGACATGCATATGCTGGCCAGGGCCATTTATGGCGAAGCGAGGGGAGAACCGTTTGAAGGGCAAGTAGCGATAGCCGCAGTCATACTGAACCGCGTACGAAGTCAAAAATTCCCAAACACTATCAGTAGCGTAATTTACCAGCCCCTAGCCTTTACCGCAGTTGCAGATGGCCAATTTTATCTTACACCTAGTAGTGAGGCCTACCGCGCGGCCCAATTAGCCATAAATGGTTGGGATCCTAGTGGAGGAGCACTGTACTACTTCAACCCGCGCACTGCTACATCTGCCTGGATCTGGACGCGACCATACATCAAGACCATAGGCCAACATCGCTTTTTGCGGTAA
- the ypeB gene encoding germination protein YpeB has product MRRLPWIVNVLAVVLVAGSLYWGFGQMRVKNQLLTRLENTYQRAFNDLAFNLAAIDAELGKATVAGSEEQAMIRLAAVWRQAYVAQANVGQVPLGVASLENTGRFLARIGDAVLSIASRGTMPTPEDRQLLSVLRTQAREMATAMAAVQATVLGDNVRWTDLEMKTLLDRAPRDSQVLGQFRALEDQIQQFPEITFGEHVNVARPAPLAVTAETITQATALERARHFTRDIGHNLQLVSQTEVLEAELPHYSFIFAHPQDANRHIVVEVVRSGGRVFQMFNEREPRAATMGLDAAEQRARNFLAERELDTLELLGIEEGGYSAIFTFCHVEDGILFYPDLLRVRVALDNGEILSYEGNGHVMFHRVRGNFVDQIGVTEAQAKLNPELGVVAVQRVVIFDRQGREVLCYEFTVERGKDKFLIFINAVTGREENIVRLLTHPLPMLPAGIFKP; this is encoded by the coding sequence ATGCGTAGACTGCCGTGGATTGTCAATGTGCTAGCTGTCGTGCTCGTGGCAGGGAGTCTGTACTGGGGTTTTGGCCAGATGAGAGTTAAGAATCAGCTTTTGACACGTTTAGAAAACACCTACCAGCGGGCATTCAACGATCTGGCCTTTAACTTGGCGGCAATCGATGCCGAGCTTGGCAAAGCTACCGTGGCAGGCTCTGAAGAGCAAGCCATGATTCGCCTGGCTGCAGTCTGGCGACAGGCCTACGTAGCGCAGGCCAATGTAGGACAGGTGCCGCTAGGCGTAGCTAGCTTAGAGAACACCGGGCGATTTCTAGCCCGCATCGGCGACGCCGTTCTCTCAATTGCTTCGCGGGGAACGATGCCGACGCCAGAAGATCGGCAGTTGTTATCTGTATTGCGGACGCAAGCTAGGGAGATGGCCACCGCCATGGCGGCTGTGCAGGCCACGGTGCTAGGAGATAACGTGCGCTGGACAGACTTAGAGATGAAAACCCTGCTAGATCGCGCCCCCCGCGACAGCCAAGTATTGGGGCAATTTCGCGCCTTAGAGGACCAAATTCAGCAGTTCCCCGAAATCACTTTCGGTGAACATGTCAATGTGGCGCGCCCCGCTCCGCTGGCCGTCACCGCAGAGACCATTACTCAGGCTACCGCTCTAGAAAGGGCGCGGCACTTCACCCGCGATATTGGGCATAACTTGCAACTGGTCTCACAAACCGAAGTGCTCGAGGCCGAGTTGCCACACTATAGCTTCATCTTTGCCCACCCTCAAGATGCCAATCGCCACATTGTGGTTGAAGTAGTGCGGAGCGGTGGACGTGTGTTTCAGATGTTTAACGAGCGTGAGCCTCGAGCGGCCACCATGGGCCTAGATGCGGCGGAGCAGAGGGCGCGTAACTTCTTAGCAGAACGCGAGCTAGATACCTTAGAGCTTCTCGGCATAGAAGAAGGCGGGTATAGCGCGATTTTCACGTTCTGCCATGTAGAGGATGGCATCCTCTTTTATCCTGACCTGCTGCGTGTAAGGGTGGCCCTTGATAACGGCGAAATCTTAAGTTACGAGGGCAATGGTCATGTCATGTTCCATCGTGTGCGGGGTAATTTTGTGGACCAAATTGGTGTTACCGAGGCACAGGCCAAACTTAACCCTGAGCTAGGCGTGGTCGCCGTACAACGGGTGGTTATCTTCGACCGTCAGGGAAGGGAAGTACTCTGTTACGAATTTACGGTTGAACGCGGTAAAGATAAATTTCTCATCTTCATCAACGCAGTAACGGGGCGCGAAGAAAACATCGTACGGCTTCTAACTCACCCCCTGCCTATGCTGCCAGCCGGCATTTTTAAGCCCTAA
- a CDS encoding DNA internalization-related competence protein ComEC/Rec2, with translation MSAAMGLCLSLIMGIVLGVSSVGWLLLAISLVAFTIIAYWGLRLGLVISLLVPLLLGGGYIRTLYKDEPPTLPSASHFSVRALQAPVLLESNIYRGLVQGVEKGRPFRLQLYARQPWQENHVLTISGEQRRPLPPQNPGELDYASFLERQGIAGLFFAESLTLEARFRPGILSRVRTFVRNNTARLDAKPRALVRALILGDRSELPDTESENWRRAGVSHVLAVSGTHITIFAGAGYFLLRRLMGYRAANFWAGCLGIGYALLVGGSMSATRAAATFALVALANITLRKPIPLQVITLVGAAMLLVSPDAVADAGFLLSFGATAGLILMTETLVAYVPGPKFLRYLGAASLAAQLFTLPIIVNIFHAWPVYGLLANLILVPLSTVLLYVGFLVSLLGGVPVIGVMFAHAFSLTANLASWIVAEFANLPFATLHLMAMPPLMVVTFYALMLAALEAHRRRQPLAVPLLLLMAIFLAGFPTLVPSSATTITFLAVGNADAIHISQGGKHYLVDTATEEAGRRIVVPYLRSQGVNEVAAVFISHSHADHVGGLPVIADEFKVGAVYTDASIGRSASSRKELKGALLTAWQAATAGSDDLDPNHRSVVLLFQERNFRALFTGDIGIDAERQMMPWPGEVEVLKVPHHGSNTSSHSALLALVSPDVAVITVGSNRHGHPHPAVVSRLEQSGAFVMRTDEFGAVRIRLAIGFYHVYNFREGRWQRVRTYALPRTSQEPLRERTALVLCLYRHGRVVY, from the coding sequence TTGAGCGCAGCGATGGGGCTTTGCTTAAGTCTGATCATGGGGATAGTGCTAGGCGTAAGTAGCGTCGGGTGGCTGCTCTTAGCCATAAGCCTTGTTGCGTTCACCATTATCGCCTACTGGGGGCTGCGCCTAGGGCTAGTTATTAGCCTGCTTGTGCCCCTTCTTCTTGGGGGTGGCTACATACGTACATTATACAAAGACGAGCCGCCTACCCTGCCTAGCGCTAGTCACTTCAGCGTACGTGCGCTGCAAGCACCCGTTTTACTAGAGAGCAATATTTACCGCGGCTTAGTGCAAGGAGTAGAAAAAGGGCGGCCTTTTCGTCTGCAGCTCTATGCCAGACAGCCATGGCAAGAGAATCATGTGCTGACTATTTCTGGAGAGCAGAGGCGTCCTTTGCCGCCGCAAAACCCAGGCGAGCTTGACTACGCTTCATTTTTGGAGCGGCAAGGTATTGCGGGCCTATTTTTTGCCGAGAGCTTAACGCTAGAGGCGCGTTTTCGGCCTGGCATCTTGAGCAGAGTGCGCACTTTTGTGCGTAACAATACGGCCCGGCTAGACGCTAAACCACGCGCTCTCGTCCGGGCGCTCATTCTTGGCGATCGAAGCGAACTGCCTGATACCGAGAGCGAGAACTGGCGACGGGCAGGGGTAAGCCACGTCTTGGCCGTGTCGGGTACGCATATTACCATCTTTGCCGGGGCGGGGTACTTCTTGCTGCGGCGTCTAATGGGTTACCGCGCGGCCAATTTTTGGGCAGGCTGCTTGGGTATCGGCTACGCCCTACTCGTCGGGGGTAGCATGTCTGCCACGCGCGCCGCCGCCACATTTGCTTTGGTGGCTCTGGCTAATATTACCTTGCGCAAGCCTATACCCTTGCAGGTGATTACGCTTGTAGGGGCGGCGATGTTACTCGTTTCCCCAGACGCCGTGGCTGATGCCGGGTTTCTCTTGTCTTTTGGCGCCACAGCAGGCTTAATTCTTATGACAGAGACACTTGTCGCCTATGTGCCGGGGCCGAAGTTCCTGCGTTACCTAGGTGCTGCCAGCCTCGCGGCGCAGCTTTTCACCTTGCCGATCATTGTCAATATCTTTCATGCCTGGCCTGTCTACGGCTTGCTAGCCAATCTTATCCTCGTTCCGCTTTCGACGGTACTCCTGTATGTCGGTTTTCTCGTCAGTCTCCTCGGCGGCGTGCCTGTTATCGGCGTCATGTTTGCGCATGCTTTTTCCCTTACCGCAAATCTGGCTTCATGGATCGTAGCGGAGTTCGCTAATTTGCCGTTTGCCACTCTTCACCTCATGGCTATGCCGCCCCTCATGGTGGTCACCTTTTATGCCCTCATGCTAGCGGCGCTCGAAGCACACCGCCGACGGCAGCCATTGGCGGTACCTTTACTGCTCCTTATGGCGATCTTCTTAGCTGGGTTCCCCACCCTTGTGCCTTCGTCAGCCACAACCATCACCTTTCTGGCCGTGGGCAATGCCGACGCTATCCACATTTCGCAAGGAGGTAAGCACTACCTAGTAGATACGGCCACAGAAGAAGCGGGCAGGCGCATTGTCGTGCCTTACCTACGCTCGCAGGGCGTAAATGAAGTCGCCGCCGTTTTTATCTCCCATTCTCACGCTGATCATGTGGGGGGTCTCCCAGTAATTGCCGACGAGTTTAAGGTAGGGGCGGTCTACACGGACGCGAGTATTGGGCGCAGCGCTAGTTCGCGTAAAGAACTTAAGGGCGCCTTGCTCACCGCTTGGCAAGCCGCTACCGCAGGCAGCGATGACCTTGACCCTAATCATCGGTCAGTCGTACTCCTGTTTCAGGAGCGTAATTTTAGAGCACTCTTTACTGGTGACATCGGTATTGACGCCGAAAGGCAGATGATGCCGTGGCCTGGCGAGGTAGAAGTGCTCAAGGTACCCCATCATGGGAGCAATACCTCGTCACACAGCGCCCTGCTGGCCCTAGTATCACCAGATGTAGCTGTGATCACTGTCGGCAGCAATAGACACGGGCACCCTCACCCCGCGGTCGTTTCGCGACTAGAACAGAGTGGCGCCTTCGTGATGCGCACTGACGAATTTGGCGCTGTGCGTATCCGCCTCGCAATCGGGTTTTACCACGTTTATAATTTTCGAGAAGGAAGGTGGCAGCGTGTCCGCACTTACGCACTACCAAGAACTAGTCAAGAGCCTCTCCGCGAGAGAACCGCACTCGTTCTATGTCTTTACCGGCACGGAAGAGTGGTATATTAG